A genome region from Fusarium musae strain F31 chromosome 5, whole genome shotgun sequence includes the following:
- a CDS encoding hypothetical protein (EggNog:ENOG41~BUSCO:EOG09264829) translates to MSDGAGKRKQGPGGNGPATKKSKGGSGGKWQTPHQKARKTEQVELGRTLEVNDAGIWVTYARGMKGKAIAEFKNLCNEYGESLFGVKPPNEDGDKDEDDEDAGDIEASIEKELASMAQPKPKTKQTFTPIGTGLDCVFFMKTVKPVDPLELVTKASQDARDCPDPMQRKTKYINRLTPIFDTDKATDKGIERVARSVMEPHFELKSESAEDASAEPAAPEQGGEGSTAYTYAIRYNIRNHTSFKSSEVIKKIADLVSPKHKVNLTSPDKVVLVEIFQVSGPSLAYWAYRDGIWLTSVETFCGVSVVDGQESEELKRYNLNELYKVALEDRKQKGKPEGEGVAEST, encoded by the exons ATGAGTGACGGAGCTGGAAAGCGAAAGCAGGGCCCTGGAGGCAATGGCCCAGCCACCAAAAAGAGCAAG GGAGGCAGTGGTGGTAAATGGCAAACGCCACACCAAAAAGCCAGGAAAACTGAGCAGGTTGAGCTTGGGAGGACTTTGGAGGTCAACGATGCCGGAATTTGGGTAACTTACGCGAGAGGAATGAAGGGCAAGGCGATTGCGGAGTTCAAGAACCTTTGTAACGAG TACGGAGAGTCACTGTTCGGAGTGAAGCCCCCGAATGAGGATGGAgacaaggacgaggatgatgaagatgccggTGACATTGAGGCGTCTATTGAAAAGGAGTTGGCCAGCATGGCACAGCCAAAGCCCAAGACGAAGCAGACCTTCACACCCATCGGAACTGGTCTCGACTGTGTCTTCTTCATGAAGACCGTCAAGCCCGTTGATCCTCTCGAGCTTGTCACCAAGGCCTCTCAGGATGCCAGGGACTGCCCGGATCCGATGCAACGCAAGACCAAGTACATCAACCGCTTAACGCCTATCTTTGATACGGACAAGGCGACAGACAAGGGTATTGAACGCGTGGCCCGCAGCGTGATGGAGCCTCACTTTGAGCTCAAAAGCGAGTCGGCAGAGGATGCCTCCGCAGAGCCCGCTGCACCAGAGCAAGGTGGTGAGGGGTCTACAGCCTACACG TACGCCATCAGGTATAACATCCGGAATCACACCTCCTTCAAATCGAGCGAGgtgatcaagaagattgcGGACTTGGTCAGCCCTAAGCACAAGGTCAACCTGACGAGTCCCGACAAGGTGGTATTGGTTGAGATTTTCCAGGTAAGCGGCCCCTCCCTCGCGTATTGGGCCTATCGCGATGGCATTTGGCTAACTAGCGTTGAGACGTTCTGCGGAGTCTCGGTTGTTGATGGCCAGGAGAGCGAGGAGCTGAAGCGTTACAATCTCAATGAGCTGTACAAGGTGGCTCTGGAGGATAGGAAGCAGAAGGGAAAGCCTGAAGGCGAGGGAGTCGCGGAATCAACGTAA
- a CDS encoding hypothetical protein (EggNog:ENOG41): MAAAPPESSVLSLLSGISPRLAVKELEVVPSARLQRLYNVKVTEGPSLLLALPPPAVIRLLRAEKSTLGTEAAVLKWLSAVARERKICSGAGSKEATSRTVETPVVKETNPQLLAGYLPALVRHESIGGVLPVEYNLIRPPRGTPISTLSRPLDSREQWSVDFQTGQLLRRISSQVSPTRRFGIAADVLSGADSWRVAFHSLLESVLRDGEDLTIMFNYNNIRHHFERFQHLLDAVTKPRLVVLDAGEDSNTLIHRPYESEKKSIFPKAVQPPPKLGKGVSRKPGNDGKVGQEYRIVLQDGISRKADYMITDEPSQIPIEVTGLRQWSNCVFGDPLMATVFSKRPNLSDDFWRGFDNPLPGETTASIIEDRDNAHIRMLLYECYHAVVTLVGEYYRPQTDSSRRELAARKHLGNVLARLEELDDRGQQRRRCMSGEMSPAKRPRSGQESDEDSEP, encoded by the exons ATGGCGGCTGCTCCGCCAGAGAGTTCTGTCCTCTCCCTGCTCAGCGGTATCAGCCCTCGTCTAGCGGTAAAGGAACTCGAGGTCGTCCCTTCGGCTCGACTGCAGCGTCTTTATAATGTCAAGGTTACAGAGGGCCCGAGTCTTCTATTGGCGCTACCCCCACCTGCGGTTATACGGTTGCTACGCGCTGAGAAGTCGACCCTTGGTACTGAAGCTGCTGTGCTCAAGTGGCTTTCCGCTGTTGCAAGAGAGAGGAAAATCTGCTCCGGCGCTGGGTCTAAAGAAGCTACAAGCAGGACAGTTGAAACCCCTGTAGTGAAGGAGACCAATCCTCAACTGTTGGCTGGATACTTACCTGCCCTTGTTCGGCATGAGTCTATTGGTGGTGTACTACCAGTTGAATATAACCTCATCCGACCGCCGAGAGGCACTCCCATATCCACACTATCAAGACCCCTAGACTCCCGTGAGCAATGGTCGGTGGACTTCCAAACAGGCCAACTACTCCGTCGCATATCCAGCCAGGTTTCACCAACCAGGAGATTTGGCATTGCCGCTGATGTCCTTTCA GGTGCTGACTCCTGGAGAGTAGCATTTCACAGTCTGTTGGAATCGGTCCTTCGAGATGGAGAGGACTTGACCATTATGTTCAATTACAACAACATTCGACACCATTTCGAGCGTTTCCAACATCTGCTTGATGCAGTAACGAAACCGCGACTTGTTGTCTTGGATGCCGGCGAAGACTCCAATACATTAATACACCGCCCATACGAAAGCGAGAAGAAATCTATATTCCCTAAGGCGGTGCAGCCACCACCGAAATTAGGAAAAGGGGTTTCGAGGAAACCGGGGAATGATGGAAAGGTGGGGCAAGAATACAGGATAGTCTTGCAGGATGGCATCAGCAGAAAGGCGGATTATATGATAACAGATGAGCCAAGCCAAATCCCCATCGAAGTAACTGGTTTACGACAATGGAGCAACTGCGTGTTCGGCGATCCCCTCATGGCCACCGTCTTCAGCAAACGACCAAATCTCTCAGATGATTTCTGGCGAGGATTCGACAACCCACTACCAGGTGAAACGACAGCAAGCATCATCGAAGATCGGGACAATGCACACATTCGCATGCTGCTCTACGAGTGTTATCACGCGGTGGTCACTCTGGTGGGAGAGTACTATAGGCCGCAGACCGACAGCAGCAGGCGAGAGCTTGCAGCTCGAAAACATCTCGGCAATGTGCTGGCTcggcttgaagaacttgatgaTCGGGGCCAGCAGAGGCGTAGGTGTATGAGTGGTGAGATGTCACCTGCGAAGAGACCGCGCTCCGGACAGGAGAGCGACGAAGATAGCGAACCTTGA
- a CDS encoding hypothetical protein (EggNog:ENOG41) produces MSLRPPIMEEEEECPQQTGDAEEANFKNQLPDNYPQVDVRKHLAQVENIRKSAIELAATLTKDYIWQKDEFNLTLKNENRLLYLHGITDYSDAVEDEWLIVYILRELSKSHPNLWVRVFDTDGEFLLVEAANVLPRWLNPEIDNNRAWINKGSLLLIPVKDEEGLGARNLELPDAVQVIKTKRDALVHSGFVEAEAFYRLEKYPGQISESLHHSLITVPRKLAYILHSLPKSVAPAVEEFYLRDPVALKRVISPTQPLTFPPEDLITVSVRFSKVLYAQLRSQRFDTPPSWSEVLRKAQKEAPSGEADKVMARLDIGMKLTCGFEILAAKAGRSKIRVVRELAIELEDLAEDGNEALPSDEDIKSWKDHDRDDSEAWMDINYQDFEKELDGKRGNASSNSKSGFGDANTQSDLRKIVSRFEAFLNDDSAGMDGAELDEMDYDDDDDDDDDEDEFDEDSESEDKEVSFDEEEFARMMREMMGLPSTISSTSTAKKTATQSKTPVIDEEDEEIQKLTTEFEAELNEHGALKLDPVEKQPRLKDATQKRERVEEEENSDEEVDIDYNLAKNLLESFKSQAGMAGPTGNLLGMMGFQLPRDEEDENEKEDEETGNNSTKGKGKARA; encoded by the exons ATGTCACTCAGGCCGCCAAttatggaagaagaggaggaatgCCCTCAACAAACAGGCGATGCAGAAGAGGCAAACTTCAAGAATCAACTGCCAGATAATT ACCCTCAAGTCGATGTTCGCAAGCACCTTGCACAAGTCGAGAATATCCGAAAGTCGGCCATAGAGCTTGCCGCAACACTTACCAAAGACTACATATGGCAAAAAGATGAATTCAATCTGACCCTAAAAAATGAAAACA GACTGCTCTACCTCCATGGTATCACGGATTACAGCGATGCCGTAGAAGACGAATGGCTCATCGTATATATACTAAGAGAATTATCAAAGTCCCACCCCAACCTCTGGGTCCGGGTATTTGATACAGATGGCGAGTTCCTCCTGGTTGAAGCCGCCAATGTGCTGCCCAGATGGTTGAACCCCGAGATTGACAACAACCGGGCCTGGATCAACAAaggaagccttcttctcatccctgtcaaagatgaagagggcCTCGGAGCTCGCAATCTTGAACTACCGGACGCAGTCCAAGTGATTAAAACGAAACGCGATGCACTTGTTCACTCAGGTTTTGTCGAAGCCGAAGCTTTCTACAGACTTGAAAAGTACCCAGGGCAGATCAGCGAATCTCTACACCATTCTCTCATTACTGTACCGAGGAAGTTAGCATATATCCTCCATTCTCTCCCTAAATCGGTTGCACCAGCAGTCGAGGAATTCTATCTCCGGGATCCGGTAGCCTTGAAACGTGTCATCTCACCAACTCAACCATTAACATTTCCTCCAGAGGATCTCATCACAGTATCTGTCAGGTTTAGCAAGGTACTTTACGCTCAGTTGCGATCCCAACGGTTCGATACCCCGCCGAGCTGGAGCGAAGTCCTTCGGAAAGCGCAGAAAGAGGCACCTTCAGGCGAGGCAGACAAAGTCATGGCGAGATTAGATATTGGGATGAAACTCACATGTGGGTTCGAAATACTGGCTGCAAAGGCTGGAAGGAGCAAAATCAGAGTTGTCCGTGAGCTTGCTATCGAGCTCGAGGATCTCGCAGAGGATGGCAACGAGGCTCTCCCCTCAGATGAAGACATTAAATCCTGGAAGGACCACGATCGTGATGACAGCGAAGCATGGATGGACATCAACTACCAAGATTTCGAGAAGGAATTGGATGGAAAAAGAGGAAACGcttcctccaactccaagTCAGGCTTCGGAGATGCGAATACACAATCTGATCTTCGCAAGATTGTGTCTCGCTTCGAGGCATTTCTGAATGATGACAGTGCTGGAATGGACGGCGCAGAACTTGATGAAATGGAttacgatgatgatgatgatgatgacgatgacgaagacgaatTCGACGAAGACAGCGAGtccgaggacaaggaggttAGcttcgacgaggaggagttcGCTAGGATGATGAGAGAAATGATGGGCCTACCATCCACAAtctcaagcacaagcacgGCAAAGAAGACTGCGACACAGTCCAAGACCCCTGTAattgacgaagaggacgaagagatCCAGAAGCTCACCACGGAGTTCGAAGCAGAGCTCAATGAGCATGGCGCGCTCAAGCTTGACcctgttgagaagcaaccCCGCCTGAAGGATGCAACTCaaaagagggagagagtA gaagaagaagagaacagcgatgaagaagttgataTTGATTACAACCTGGCAAAGAACTTACTCGAAAGCTTCAAGAGCCAGGCTGGTATGGCTGGGCCGACTGGTAACTTGTTAGGTATGATGGGCTTTCAACTACCacgagacgaagaagatgagaatgaaaaggaggatgaagagactggcAATAATTCTACCaaagggaagggaaaagcAAGAGCATAG